In bacterium, the following proteins share a genomic window:
- a CDS encoding insulinase family protein: MLTATLPSATAVTLGVWLRKGSQEESPQLGGISHFLEHMVFKGTRRRSAFELAAGFDAIGAAVDAFTTKDLVAFTVKVLPEYFATASDLLAEMLLEPAFAADLTALEQDVVCEEIQEALDTPEDRLHDAFASRIYGSHPRGRPILGTPASVRSFGPDVLRAQHAKLFAAPNLVVSLAGNIDESFRDRVATLFGGGVASAPAPAAADLGAPQSGPEPEPVDDPYRLDLCSPILQTYFEAGNVGVSYGHADRLAIYLLVNLLGGGMSSRIFQSVREREGLAYTVYNYHDMGRDTGLVSCSGSCSPDKLPRLEEVLRLEYRRLLTDGIPDAELDSNKAQLKSQLIFSLDGVSNQMYRAARNEIYYGRFVPVAELVDGIDKVDREQLMRCAHTWFDPDKVLFAVHGPGEGAEADDDDDDDDGSE, encoded by the coding sequence ATGCTGACGGCGACCCTGCCGTCGGCCACCGCCGTGACGCTCGGTGTCTGGCTGCGCAAGGGCAGCCAGGAAGAGTCGCCGCAGCTCGGCGGCATTTCCCACTTCCTCGAGCACATGGTCTTCAAGGGCACCCGGCGGCGCAGCGCGTTCGAGCTGGCTGCCGGCTTCGACGCCATCGGTGCCGCGGTCGACGCCTTCACCACCAAGGACCTCGTGGCCTTCACGGTGAAGGTGCTGCCCGAGTACTTCGCGACGGCCTCCGACCTGCTGGCCGAGATGCTGCTCGAGCCCGCGTTCGCGGCCGACCTCACGGCGCTCGAACAGGACGTGGTCTGCGAGGAGATCCAGGAAGCCCTGGACACCCCCGAAGACCGCCTGCACGATGCCTTCGCTTCGCGCATCTACGGCAGCCATCCGCGCGGCCGGCCCATCCTGGGCACACCGGCCTCGGTGCGCTCGTTCGGGCCCGACGTGCTGCGCGCGCAGCACGCCAAGCTGTTCGCGGCTCCCAACCTGGTGGTCTCGCTGGCCGGCAACATCGACGAGAGCTTCCGCGACCGCGTCGCCACGCTTTTCGGCGGTGGCGTGGCCAGTGCGCCGGCGCCTGCCGCGGCCGACCTGGGCGCGCCGCAGTCCGGCCCTGAGCCGGAGCCCGTCGACGACCCGTATCGCCTGGACCTGTGCAGCCCGATCCTGCAGACGTACTTCGAGGCCGGCAACGTGGGCGTCTCCTACGGGCACGCCGATCGCCTGGCCATCTACCTGCTGGTGAACCTGCTGGGCGGGGGCATGAGCAGCCGCATCTTCCAGTCCGTGCGCGAGCGCGAGGGACTGGCCTACACCGTCTACAACTACCACGACATGGGACGTGACACCGGGCTGGTCAGCTGCTCGGGCTCGTGCTCGCCGGACAAATTGCCGCGACTGGAGGAGGTGCTCCGCCTGGAGTATCGCCGCCTGCTCACCGACGGCATTCCCGACGCCGAACTGGACAGCAACAAGGCGCAGCTGAAGTCGCAGCTCATCTTCTCGCTCGACGGCGTCTCGAACCAGATGTACCGCGCGGCGCGCAACGAGATCTACTACGGGCGTTTCGTACCCGTGGCCGAGCTGGTCGACGGCATCGACAAGGTGGACCGCGAGCAGCTCATGCGCTGCGCGCACACCTGGTTCGATCCCGACAAGGTGCTGTTCGCCGTGCACGGGCCGGGCGAGGGCGCCGAGGCCGACGACGATGATGACGATGACGACGGATCCGAATAG
- a CDS encoding peptidylprolyl isomerase, which produces MRPVPNVFRALLVLSLTVACVAAAVLPTDVSAAPAAGASPQFVRLQTEAGDILLVFYPGLAPNHVANFRHLASTGFFNGTRFHRIVPGFVIQGGDPNSKDDDPRNDGMGGPTVRDVLTDAEYQAVQKAGEVLGAKGYAGLEGAARLKAEFSTKVKHVRGSLSMARGPDVDSAGSQFFICVADTPALDGKYTLFGHVVTGMDVADKIVSAEKNPAAGRDAPAIPIQISAFVIDGTAGLTAAERAAWDALPANLKDVR; this is translated from the coding sequence ATGCGTCCCGTTCCGAATGTGTTTCGCGCCCTGCTGGTCCTGTCGTTGACGGTTGCCTGCGTGGCGGCTGCCGTTTTGCCGACTGACGTCTCGGCGGCCCCGGCTGCCGGCGCCTCGCCGCAGTTCGTCCGCCTGCAGACCGAGGCCGGCGACATCCTGCTGGTGTTCTATCCCGGCCTGGCCCCGAACCACGTGGCCAACTTCAGGCACCTTGCTTCCACCGGGTTCTTCAACGGCACCCGCTTCCATCGCATCGTGCCCGGCTTCGTCATCCAGGGCGGCGATCCGAACAGCAAGGACGACGACCCGCGCAACGACGGCATGGGTGGTCCCACCGTGCGCGACGTGCTGACCGACGCCGAGTACCAGGCGGTGCAGAAGGCGGGCGAGGTGCTGGGTGCCAAGGGCTACGCCGGGCTCGAAGGTGCTGCCCGCCTCAAGGCCGAGTTCTCGACCAAGGTGAAGCACGTGCGCGGCTCGCTGAGCATGGCCCGCGGCCCCGACGTCGACTCGGCCGGCAGCCAGTTCTTCATCTGCGTGGCCGACACGCCGGCCCTCGACGGCAAGTACACCCTCTTCGGTCACGTCGTGACCGGCATGGATGTCGCCGACAAGATCGTCTCGGCGGAGAAGAATCCCGCTGCCGGACGCGATGCGCCCGCTATCCCGATCCAGATCTCGGCATTCGTCATCGACGGCACCGCCGGACTGACCGCGGCCGAACGCGCCGCCTGGGACGCCCTGCCCGCGAACCTGAAGGACGTCCGCTGA
- a CDS encoding DUF4388 domain-containing protein: protein MALEGQLSDFNLAEILQLLASQQKTGFLNIETNRNLVFIFEKGVLISTRDRRSRERDPLESFLRAYGWFTEAQWKHIEYVGQNSSLDLTEILVSEGLMDDAELERALRGLAQEMTHAGMKLRRGRYYFSPCKDTPPGVKHRYHVDVQGLLMEAARRLDEEPLLKEVLPSQSITFTAGRKVVPPEALSPTAQRIMELALSGSTLGRIIRQGKAESFVVRDLLKSWCQEEVLVKHLPVEEDDDDGEGGHGLALPRTPGLRSVPLTLAGVVLMGALLGARFTMLPAPTDDPGRPLRLSQLRHEVLTAAQLYRYQQGQWPENLQALVRAGQLGPSVAGTVESLGWQYSLDTVNDSFSLSS from the coding sequence ATGGCCCTGGAAGGCCAACTGAGCGATTTCAACCTGGCGGAGATCCTCCAGCTGCTGGCCAGCCAGCAGAAGACCGGGTTCCTGAACATCGAGACGAACCGCAATCTCGTGTTCATCTTCGAGAAGGGCGTGCTCATCTCGACGCGCGACCGTCGCAGTCGCGAACGTGACCCGCTCGAGAGCTTCCTGCGGGCGTACGGCTGGTTCACCGAGGCGCAGTGGAAGCACATCGAATACGTGGGCCAGAACAGTTCGCTGGACCTGACGGAGATCCTCGTCTCCGAAGGCCTGATGGACGACGCCGAACTGGAACGCGCGCTGCGCGGTCTGGCCCAGGAGATGACCCATGCCGGCATGAAGCTGCGGCGCGGCCGCTACTACTTCAGCCCGTGCAAGGACACGCCCCCCGGCGTCAAGCACCGCTACCACGTGGACGTGCAGGGCCTGCTGATGGAGGCCGCACGCCGCCTGGACGAGGAGCCGCTGCTGAAGGAAGTGCTGCCCTCGCAGTCGATCACCTTCACGGCGGGACGGAAGGTAGTGCCGCCCGAGGCGCTGTCGCCGACGGCGCAGCGCATCATGGAGCTGGCGCTGTCGGGCTCGACGCTCGGCCGCATCATCCGCCAGGGCAAGGCCGAGAGCTTTGTGGTGCGCGACCTGCTGAAGTCCTGGTGCCAGGAGGAAGTGCTGGTCAAGCACCTGCCCGTCGAGGAAGACGATGACGATGGCGAAGGCGGCCACGGGCTGGCGCTGCCGCGCACGCCCGGCCTGCGCTCGGTGCCGTTGACGTTGGCCGGCGTGGTGTTGATGGGTGCTCTCCTGGGCGCCCGCTTCACGATGCTTCCGGCGCCAACCGACGACCCGGGCCGTCCGCTGCGCCTGTCGCAGCTGCGGCACGAGGTGCTCACCGCGGCCCAGCTCTACCGCTATCAGCAGGGCCAGTGGCCCGAGAACCTGCAGGCCCTGGTCAGGGCCGGGCAGCTGGGACCCTCGGTGGCCGGAACGGTCGAGTCGCTGGGCTGGCAGTACTCGCTGGACACGGTCAACGACAGCTTCAGCCTCAGTTCGTAG
- a CDS encoding aminotransferase class I/II-fold pyridoxal phosphate-dependent enzyme translates to MNQQTPAAVPFVVPCAERVSKLPTYVFATLFRMRDEAVAAGREVYDLSVGNPDLRPAPAVVAAMTEALNDESWNCHRYGTFNGLPRYREAIANWYFERFGVRLDPQTQALPLIGSKEGLANLMRAYLNPGDGIIIPSPCYPAYFGAAHLCEADIWELKLREEDGYVPRLEDIPADVAARSRMLILNYPNNPTGGVVDLAFFTKAVEWCRRHQVMLVSDAAYTELGFDPDNQPPSVLQVPGAFDVAVEFQSLSKSHNLAGWRVGFVVGGSEPIANLGRLKSHVDFSLFAGIQMAAVAALRYGGQTVKENREMYLRRRNQMVAGLRKLGWQVPSPSATLYIWARIPKAWGDDDFKFVQDVFAKTGVLVSPGSGFGVHGRGYARMSLVAPTATITKILGLLEDAGFDWS, encoded by the coding sequence ATGAACCAGCAGACACCGGCCGCCGTCCCGTTCGTGGTGCCATGCGCCGAGCGCGTCTCGAAGCTGCCCACCTACGTCTTCGCTACGCTGTTCAGGATGCGCGACGAGGCCGTGGCTGCCGGGCGCGAGGTCTATGACCTGAGCGTCGGCAACCCCGACCTGCGCCCCGCGCCCGCCGTGGTCGCGGCCATGACCGAAGCCCTGAACGACGAGAGCTGGAACTGCCACCGGTACGGCACCTTCAACGGCCTGCCGCGCTACCGTGAAGCCATCGCCAACTGGTACTTCGAACGCTTCGGCGTGCGGCTGGACCCGCAGACGCAGGCGCTGCCGCTCATCGGCTCGAAGGAAGGCCTCGCCAACCTGATGCGTGCCTACCTTAATCCGGGCGACGGCATCATCATCCCCAGCCCCTGCTACCCGGCGTATTTCGGCGCGGCGCACCTGTGCGAAGCCGACATCTGGGAACTGAAGCTGCGCGAGGAGGACGGCTACGTGCCGCGCCTCGAGGACATCCCGGCCGACGTGGCCGCGCGTTCGCGCATGCTGATCCTGAACTACCCGAACAACCCGACCGGCGGCGTGGTCGACCTGGCCTTCTTCACGAAGGCCGTCGAGTGGTGCCGGCGCCACCAGGTGATGCTGGTCTCGGACGCGGCCTACACCGAGCTGGGCTTCGACCCCGACAACCAGCCGCCCAGCGTGCTGCAGGTGCCGGGCGCCTTCGACGTGGCCGTGGAGTTCCAGAGCCTCAGCAAGAGCCACAACCTGGCCGGCTGGCGCGTGGGCTTCGTGGTGGGCGGCAGCGAGCCCATCGCCAACCTGGGCCGCCTGAAGAGCCACGTGGACTTCTCGCTGTTCGCCGGCATCCAGATGGCGGCGGTCGCGGCACTGCGGTACGGCGGGCAGACGGTGAAGGAGAACCGCGAGATGTACCTGCGCCGCCGCAACCAGATGGTGGCGGGGCTGCGCAAGCTGGGCTGGCAGGTGCCGTCGCCTTCGGCCACGCTGTACATCTGGGCGCGCATCCCGAAGGCCTGGGGCGACGACGACTTCAAGTTCGTGCAGGACGTGTTCGCGAAGACGGGCGTGCTCGTCTCGCCGGGCAGCGGCTTCGGCGTGCACGGGCGCGGCTACGCGCGCATGTCGCTGGTGGCGCCCACGGCCACGATCACGAAGATCCTGGGATTGCTCGAGGATGCGGGCTTCGACTGGAGCTAG
- a CDS encoding TrkA family potassium uptake protein has product MMKVAVIGLGKFGSAVARALARGGAEVLAVDTSDRLVEDVADEVSVAVAFDATDVANLKAYKVGSMDAVVVAMATNFEASVMVTMHCKTLGTKQVYAKALNAMQEGVLRRIGADSVVKPEQDMGMRLADHLLHDRVMEFVQLPEGFALRRVKVPAAWDGKSLAELNLLAAHRLNLVQILRRNPEGTGQDAETRIPLPGGKEVLHDGDRIDVIGPDKAVHRLD; this is encoded by the coding sequence ATGATGAAGGTAGCGGTGATCGGGCTGGGCAAGTTCGGCAGTGCCGTGGCCCGGGCGCTGGCGCGGGGCGGCGCCGAGGTGCTGGCCGTCGACACCAGCGATCGCCTGGTGGAGGACGTGGCCGACGAGGTGTCGGTGGCCGTGGCCTTCGACGCCACCGACGTGGCCAACCTCAAGGCCTACAAAGTGGGCTCCATGGATGCCGTCGTCGTGGCCATGGCCACGAACTTCGAGGCCTCGGTCATGGTCACCATGCACTGCAAGACACTGGGGACCAAGCAGGTCTACGCCAAGGCCCTCAATGCGATGCAGGAAGGCGTGCTGCGGCGGATCGGCGCCGACTCGGTGGTCAAGCCCGAGCAGGACATGGGCATGCGCCTGGCCGACCACCTGCTGCACGACCGCGTGATGGAATTCGTGCAGCTGCCCGAGGGTTTCGCGCTCCGGCGCGTGAAGGTGCCCGCCGCCTGGGACGGCAAGTCGCTGGCTGAACTGAATCTCCTTGCGGCGCACCGACTGAACCTGGTGCAGATCCTGCGCCGCAATCCCGAAGGCACGGGACAGGACGCCGAGACGCGCATTCCGCTGCCGGGCGGCAAGGAAGTGCTGCACGACGGCGACCGGATCGACGTGATTGGTCCCGACAAGGCCGTGCACCGGCTGGATTGA